One window from the genome of Sphingomonas lacunae encodes:
- the secG gene encoding preprotein translocase subunit SecG, whose amino-acid sequence MAYTLILVIQGLVTLALITVILMQKSEGGGLGVGGSPAGFLSARGASDFLSRATAILASIFVGLSILLAVLASINHGASKVDADAATKLAPPPTAPVQPLNPTAPVTGSPLTTGAPVTGPADPLAGAASKGAMAPATPAPADKGVPLQQ is encoded by the coding sequence ATGGCTTATACTCTCATCCTCGTCATTCAGGGCCTTGTTACCTTGGCGCTGATCACCGTCATTCTGATGCAGAAATCGGAAGGCGGTGGCCTGGGGGTAGGTGGCAGTCCCGCTGGCTTCCTCTCGGCGCGCGGTGCTTCCGATTTTCTCAGCCGGGCAACCGCAATCCTGGCATCCATCTTTGTCGGCTTGTCGATCCTGTTGGCGGTTCTGGCATCGATCAACCATGGCGCGTCGAAAGTCGATGCCGACGCCGCAACCAAGTTGGCGCCGCCGCCCACTGCACCGGTCCAGCCGCTCAACCCGACAGCTCCGGTAACCGGATCTCCACTGACGACCGGTGCGCCGGTGACCGGTCCTGCCGATCCATTGGCTGGCGCCGCGAGCAAGGGTGCGATGGCACCGGCTACCCCTGCACCTGCGGACAAGGGTGTGCCGCTTCAACAGTAA
- a CDS encoding Hsp20 family protein produces MTRFDFTPYRRSFVGFDRVFDALENATAHVSDNYPPFNIERIDANAYRITIAVAGFKADEIDITAQQNQLLVKGSKAQSAEQDRSRFVHLGIATRNFERRFDLADFVRVTGANIADGLLTIELLREIPEALKPQKIAIGTAAPETPVIDVQPEASEASEDKAAA; encoded by the coding sequence ATGACCCGTTTTGACTTTACCCCCTATCGCCGCAGCTTTGTCGGCTTTGACCGCGTGTTTGACGCGCTCGAAAATGCCACCGCCCACGTCAGCGACAATTATCCGCCGTTCAACATCGAGCGGATCGATGCCAATGCCTATCGCATCACCATCGCCGTCGCCGGCTTCAAGGCGGACGAGATCGACATCACCGCGCAGCAGAACCAGCTCCTCGTCAAGGGCAGCAAGGCGCAAAGCGCCGAGCAGGATCGCAGCCGCTTCGTCCATCTCGGCATCGCCACGCGCAATTTCGAGCGCCGCTTCGACCTCGCCGATTTCGTCCGCGTCACCGGCGCCAATATTGCCGATGGCCTGTTGACCATCGAATTGCTCCGCGAAATTCCTGAGGCGCTCAAGCCGCAGAAGATCGCCATCGGTACTGCCGCGCCGGAAACACCGGTAATCGACGTGCAGCCGGAAGCCAGTGAAGCAAGCGAGGACAAGGCCGCCGCCTGA
- a CDS encoding lipoprotein-releasing ABC transporter permease subunit, with protein sequence MFLSAYERLIIKRYLLPVKGEGFIFIAAIFSFFAILLGVWALVIVMSVMNGFRAELFDKIVGLNGHAVVQGYDGRLDDWRDVLREAKATPGVTEATPLIEQPLLANAQGRVGAVLVRGMTEADIHSNATLGGKVLAGNLRDVTAGSGRIAVGSQLAQTLGLSVGSPVSIINPAGRSTPFGTVPREIGYTVGAVFEIGVFEFDKAYVVMPMADAQSLMLSGDSVGMIEVTTTDPDQVRDILQPLAQKVAGRAVITTWEQMNASLFEALAVERVAMFVILSIIILVAAFNIVSSLIMLVRTRTRDIAILRTIGAERRSILKIFLTIGTTIGVLGTIAGLILAAIFLYFRQSVVRGVEFLTGQNLWDPSIRFLTELPSKPDPFEIFLICAIAIVFSFLAALYPALKAANTDPVQVLRYE encoded by the coding sequence ATGTTCCTTTCCGCCTATGAGCGCCTGATCATCAAACGCTATCTGTTGCCGGTGAAGGGGGAAGGTTTCATCTTCATCGCCGCCATCTTCAGCTTTTTCGCCATTTTGCTTGGCGTCTGGGCGTTGGTGATCGTGATGAGTGTGATGAACGGTTTTCGCGCTGAGCTGTTCGACAAGATCGTTGGCCTCAACGGCCATGCGGTGGTTCAAGGTTATGATGGGCGGCTAGATGACTGGCGTGACGTGCTGCGTGAAGCCAAGGCAACGCCGGGCGTGACCGAGGCAACGCCGCTGATCGAACAGCCTTTGCTGGCGAATGCGCAGGGGCGGGTCGGAGCGGTGCTGGTACGCGGCATGACCGAGGCGGACATCCATTCCAACGCGACGCTGGGCGGCAAGGTGCTGGCCGGCAATTTGCGCGATGTGACCGCCGGGAGCGGGCGGATAGCCGTAGGATCGCAACTGGCGCAAACGCTGGGGCTTTCGGTGGGTTCACCGGTGAGCATCATCAATCCGGCGGGTCGATCGACACCCTTCGGCACGGTGCCGCGCGAGATTGGCTATACGGTCGGCGCTGTGTTCGAGATTGGCGTGTTCGAGTTCGACAAGGCCTATGTCGTCATGCCGATGGCCGATGCCCAATCCCTGATGCTGTCGGGAGACAGTGTCGGGATGATTGAGGTGACCACCACCGACCCCGACCAGGTTCGGGACATATTGCAGCCATTGGCCCAGAAAGTCGCGGGAAGGGCCGTGATCACCACCTGGGAGCAGATGAATGCCAGCCTGTTCGAGGCGCTGGCGGTCGAGCGGGTGGCAATGTTCGTCATCCTGTCGATCATCATCCTCGTCGCCGCGTTCAACATCGTCTCGTCGCTGATCATGCTGGTGCGGACGCGAACGCGGGACATCGCGATACTCCGGACGATTGGCGCGGAGCGGCGATCCATCCTCAAGATATTCCTGACCATCGGAACGACCATTGGCGTGCTGGGGACGATTGCCGGCCTGATCCTTGCCGCGATTTTCCTCTATTTCCGTCAGTCGGTGGTGCGCGGCGTGGAGTTTCTGACCGGCCAGAATCTGTGGGATCCGTCGATCCGCTTCCTCACCGAATTGCCGTCGAAGCCCGATCCGTTCGAGATATTTCTGATTTGCGCGATCGCTATCGTTTTCAGCTTCCTCGCGGCGCTCTATCCGGCGCTGAAGGCGGCCAATACCGATCCTGTGCAGGTGCTGCGTTATGAGTGA
- a CDS encoding aldo/keto reductase, with protein sequence MQHRRLGKSAIYVSDICMGTMTFGSQTDEAEAFRILDASFDAGINFFDTAENYPVPPDPKWGGVTEEIVGRWMKTKSRDAIILATKVSGPSHGWIKSAQRSAMTAMDRHNITRAIEGSLKRLQTDYIDLYQTHWPDHDTAYDETMETLDELIRAGKVRVVGCSNETSWGLMKSIQASERLGVAGYQTIQNNFSMNNRRFEDELAQVCRQEGVSLLPYSPIAGGVLSGKYQGGATPEGARFSNYITRGGRHTIMAQRFVNERTLASTERFMAIAAEAGMHPVTLATAWSKQHDFVASTIVGASRFDQLDPIFAAIDLTLSDDVMKAVKKVTRDILYPMG encoded by the coding sequence ATGCAGCATCGCCGCCTCGGCAAAAGCGCCATCTACGTATCCGATATCTGCATGGGAACGATGACCTTCGGCTCGCAAACCGACGAAGCAGAGGCTTTCCGCATCCTGGATGCGTCGTTCGATGCCGGAATCAACTTCTTCGACACGGCGGAAAACTACCCTGTCCCGCCCGATCCCAAATGGGGCGGCGTCACCGAGGAAATCGTCGGGCGCTGGATGAAGACCAAGTCGCGCGACGCCATCATCCTCGCCACCAAGGTTTCGGGCCCCAGCCACGGCTGGATCAAGTCGGCCCAGCGCTCGGCGATGACCGCGATGGACCGGCACAACATCACCCGCGCCATCGAGGGCAGCCTCAAGCGGCTGCAGACCGACTATATCGATCTCTACCAGACCCACTGGCCCGATCATGACACCGCCTATGACGAGACGATGGAGACGCTCGACGAGCTGATCCGCGCAGGCAAGGTGCGTGTTGTCGGCTGCTCGAACGAGACCAGCTGGGGACTGATGAAGTCGATCCAGGCAAGCGAACGGCTCGGCGTCGCCGGCTACCAGACGATCCAGAACAATTTCAGCATGAACAATCGCCGCTTCGAGGATGAACTGGCGCAGGTCTGCCGTCAGGAAGGGGTCAGCCTGCTGCCCTATTCGCCGATCGCCGGCGGCGTCCTCTCGGGGAAATATCAGGGCGGCGCGACGCCAGAAGGCGCGCGCTTCTCCAACTACATCACCCGCGGCGGCCGCCATACGATCATGGCGCAGCGCTTCGTCAACGAACGCACCCTCGCCTCGACCGAACGCTTCATGGCGATTGCGGCGGAGGCTGGCATGCACCCCGTCACCCTCGCCACCGCCTGGTCCAAACAGCATGATTTCGTCGCCTCGACCATCGTCGGCGCGAGCCGCTTTGATCAGCTCGACCCGATCTTCGCCGCCATCGACCTGACGCTGAGCGATGACGTCATGAAGGCAGTCAAAAAGGTGACGAGGGACATCCTCTACCCGATGGGGTGA
- a CDS encoding ABC transporter ATP-binding protein, translating into MSEAVLSVAGLKRSFVQGEVTIEVLRGVDFDLQPGEIVALLGPSGSGKSTLLQAVGLLEGGFEGSIRINSIEAATLDNEGRTKMRREQLGFIYQFHHLLPDFSARENVVLPQLVQGHSEAEASERATQLLGALGLSERLDHKPAKLSGGEQQRVAVARALANRPRLILADEPTGNLDEGTADIVFAQFVELVRAEGSAALVATHNEGLARRMDRVVRLHEGFLQEAGA; encoded by the coding sequence ATGAGTGAGGCTGTCTTGTCTGTTGCCGGACTGAAGCGCAGCTTTGTCCAGGGCGAGGTAACCATCGAGGTGTTGCGTGGTGTCGATTTCGATCTGCAGCCGGGCGAGATTGTTGCGCTTCTGGGACCTTCGGGATCGGGTAAATCAACGCTGTTGCAGGCAGTCGGCCTGCTAGAGGGTGGTTTCGAAGGATCAATCCGGATCAACAGCATAGAGGCCGCGACCCTCGACAATGAGGGCCGCACCAAGATGCGGCGTGAGCAGCTGGGTTTCATCTATCAGTTTCATCATCTGCTCCCGGACTTCAGTGCACGAGAGAATGTCGTGCTGCCACAACTGGTGCAGGGGCACAGCGAGGCAGAGGCCAGCGAGCGGGCAACGCAATTGCTCGGCGCGCTGGGTCTCAGCGAGCGGCTGGACCACAAGCCGGCCAAGCTTTCGGGCGGGGAACAGCAACGTGTGGCGGTGGCGCGGGCGCTGGCCAACCGGCCGCGACTGATCCTTGCCGACGAGCCGACCGGCAATCTCGACGAGGGCACAGCCGACATCGTCTTTGCGCAATTTGTCGAGCTGGTGCGGGCCGAGGGGTCGGCGGCGCTGGTGGCGACGCATAATGAGGGATTGGCCCGCAGGATGGACCGTGTGGTGCGACTGCATGAGGGGTTTTTGCAGGAGGCAGGGGCATGA
- a CDS encoding CTP synthase — MARYIFITGGVVSSLGKGLMAASLAALLQARGYRVRIRKFDPYLNVDPGTMSPYQHGEVYVTDDGAETDLDLGHYERFTGVSARQSDNVTSGRIYQQIITKERRGDYLGATVQVVPHVTDAIKAFALAETDDLDFVLCEIGGTVGDIESLPFIEAIRQLRNDLGRDKTVSVHVTLVPYIAAAGELKTKPTQHSVRELAALGVQPDILLCRCEKPLPEGERAKIAQFCNVRKEAVIPALDAQSIYAVPLQYHAEGLDDEVLRAFGIHDAKEPDVSRWLDIMDRHHNPEGEVTIGVVGKYVALPDAYKSLSEALVHGGMANRVKVNIRWIDAELFESGEDDLVARLEPLHAILVPGGFGERGSEGKIAAVQFARERGVPFFGICLGMQMACIEGARNTAGITDATSSEFGPGGSPIVGIITEWMTEEGLQTRQEGGDLGGTMRLGAYPAALSPNSHVATLYGSNLISERHRHRYEVNARYREQLEKGGLVFSGMSPDGLLPEIVERPDHPWFIGVQFHPELKSKPFDPHPLFAGFIEAAVKQSRLM; from the coding sequence ATGGCGCGGTACATTTTCATCACCGGCGGCGTGGTCTCCTCGCTCGGCAAAGGTCTCATGGCAGCGAGCCTCGCGGCTCTGTTGCAGGCGCGCGGCTATCGTGTGCGCATCCGCAAGTTCGATCCCTATCTCAATGTCGATCCGGGGACGATGTCGCCCTATCAGCATGGCGAAGTCTATGTGACCGACGATGGGGCCGAGACCGACCTCGACCTGGGTCATTATGAGCGCTTCACAGGCGTGTCGGCGCGGCAGAGCGACAATGTCACCTCGGGGCGCATCTATCAGCAGATCATCACCAAGGAACGGCGCGGCGACTATCTGGGCGCGACGGTGCAGGTGGTGCCGCACGTGACCGACGCAATCAAGGCCTTCGCGCTTGCCGAGACCGATGATCTGGACTTTGTCCTGTGCGAGATCGGCGGCACTGTGGGCGATATTGAATCGCTGCCGTTCATCGAGGCGATCCGCCAGCTGCGCAACGATCTGGGTCGTGACAAGACGGTGTCGGTCCATGTGACGCTGGTGCCCTATATCGCGGCGGCGGGTGAGCTGAAGACCAAGCCGACGCAGCACAGCGTGCGCGAGCTGGCGGCGCTGGGCGTGCAGCCCGACATTTTGCTATGCCGTTGCGAAAAGCCGCTGCCCGAGGGCGAGCGGGCGAAAATCGCGCAATTCTGCAACGTCCGCAAGGAAGCGGTGATCCCCGCGCTCGACGCGCAGAGCATTTATGCGGTGCCGCTGCAATATCATGCCGAAGGGCTGGATGACGAAGTGCTCCGCGCTTTCGGCATCCATGACGCCAAGGAACCTGATGTCAGCCGCTGGCTCGACATCATGGATCGCCACCATAACCCCGAGGGTGAAGTGACCATTGGGGTGGTCGGCAAATATGTCGCGCTGCCCGATGCCTACAAGTCGCTGTCCGAGGCGCTGGTGCATGGCGGCATGGCCAACCGGGTCAAGGTCAACATCCGCTGGATCGACGCCGAACTGTTCGAGAGCGGCGAGGATGATCTGGTGGCGCGGCTCGAGCCGCTGCACGCCATTCTCGTCCCCGGCGGCTTTGGCGAACGCGGCAGCGAGGGCAAGATTGCCGCAGTGCAATTTGCCCGCGAACGCGGCGTGCCTTTCTTTGGCATCTGCCTCGGCATGCAGATGGCGTGCATTGAGGGCGCGCGGAACACAGCCGGCATCACCGACGCGACATCAAGCGAGTTTGGTCCTGGGGGGTCGCCGATCGTCGGCATCATCACCGAATGGATGACCGAGGAGGGATTGCAGACCCGTCAGGAAGGCGGCGATCTGGGCGGCACGATGCGGCTCGGTGCCTATCCGGCCGCGCTGTCGCCCAACAGCCATGTCGCCACCCTCTATGGTTCCAACCTGATCAGCGAGCGGCACCGCCACCGCTATGAGGTCAACGCACGATATCGCGAGCAGCTGGAGAAGGGCGGTCTGGTATTCTCGGGCATGTCGCCCGATGGCCTGCTGCCCGAGATCGTCGAGCGGCCCGACCACCCCTGGTTCATTGGCGTGCAGTTCCACCCGGAACTGAAGTCCAAGCCGTTTGATCCGCATCCGCTGTTCGCCGGATTCATTGAGGCAGCGGTCAAGCAGAGCCGCTTGATGTAA
- the tpiA gene encoding triose-phosphate isomerase, whose product MRRKFIVGNWKMNGSRDSIHEAKGIAEAAKNYPSVDVALCPPFTLVAGFAFALPEFSIGGQDCHVKPSGAFTGSVSAAMLADARAKLVIVGHSERREGLGETNDEIKAKCEAALTEGLRVIVCVGEPLSVREEGKAIDYVLAQVAGSLPYALLKDPSQVAIAYEPIWAIGTGLTPSSDDIAAMHGAIRAALGDAGEVMAILYGGSVNGDNASEILHLPDVDGALVGGASLTADKFVPIIAAAAC is encoded by the coding sequence ATGCGGCGCAAATTTATTGTCGGCAACTGGAAGATGAACGGTTCGCGTGATTCCATCCACGAGGCCAAGGGGATTGCCGAAGCCGCCAAAAACTACCCTTCTGTCGATGTCGCATTGTGCCCTCCCTTCACTCTGGTGGCGGGTTTCGCCTTTGCCCTGCCCGAGTTCAGCATCGGTGGGCAGGATTGTCATGTGAAACCATCCGGTGCCTTCACCGGCAGTGTTTCGGCGGCGATGCTGGCCGACGCACGGGCCAAGCTCGTGATCGTTGGCCATAGCGAGCGCCGCGAGGGGTTGGGCGAGACGAATGACGAGATAAAGGCCAAGTGCGAAGCCGCCCTGACCGAGGGGTTGCGGGTCATTGTTTGCGTCGGTGAACCCCTGTCGGTGCGTGAGGAAGGCAAAGCGATTGATTATGTGCTGGCGCAGGTAGCAGGCAGCCTGCCCTATGCGCTGCTGAAGGACCCGTCGCAGGTAGCCATCGCCTATGAGCCGATCTGGGCCATTGGCACAGGACTGACACCGTCTTCCGATGATATTGCCGCGATGCATGGCGCCATTCGCGCCGCATTGGGCGACGCGGGCGAAGTGATGGCGATCCTGTACGGTGGCTCGGTCAATGGCGACAATGCCTCGGAAATCCTGCATTTGCCTGATGTTGATGGTGCGCTGGTAGGCGGCGCCAGCCTGACTGCCGACAAATTTGTGCCGATCATCGCGGCAGCAGCCTGCTGA
- a CDS encoding glutathione peroxidase encodes MSGLGDFTVKQPDGSAEAMAAHLGKVLLVVNTASKCGFTPQYAELEALYRDYKDRGFEVLAFPCNQFAGQEPGNAEEIANFCSLTYDVSFPIFAKVDVNGSDADPLWDWLKAEKPGLLGIGAIKWNFTKFLVDRSGKVVSRHAPTVRPELLRKEIEALLG; translated from the coding sequence ATGAGCGGACTGGGCGATTTCACGGTCAAGCAGCCGGATGGCAGCGCCGAGGCGATGGCAGCGCATCTCGGCAAGGTGCTGTTGGTGGTCAACACCGCTTCCAAATGCGGATTTACGCCGCAATATGCGGAGCTTGAGGCCCTGTACCGCGATTACAAGGATCGCGGGTTCGAGGTGCTGGCATTCCCGTGCAACCAGTTCGCCGGGCAGGAGCCCGGCAATGCCGAGGAAATCGCCAACTTCTGTTCACTGACCTATGATGTCAGCTTCCCCATCTTTGCCAAGGTCGATGTCAACGGCAGTGACGCTGACCCGCTGTGGGACTGGCTCAAGGCGGAGAAGCCCGGCCTGCTGGGCATTGGCGCGATCAAGTGGAACTTTACCAAGTTCCTCGTTGATCGCAGCGGCAAGGTGGTGTCGCGTCACGCGCCGACGGTGCGGCCCGAATTGTTGCGCAAGGAAATCGAGGCGCTGCTCGGCTGA